A region from the uncultured Macellibacteroides sp. genome encodes:
- a CDS encoding sugar phosphate isomerase/epimerase, translating to MINRRNFLRNASLLTLGSLMVGKTNSANAAVVSANESMAGKKIGLQTYSLSDELFKDVPTRLKELKQMGYTDLELAGYNNGKIRDIDMMEFKKMANAAGLKITSSHVNPPVREYSKDNLSSIKEFWVKTAEDHAKLGVQYLIQPGLPSTKSTEEVIYVSEVFNEAGKIVKAAGLSFGYHNHDMEFAHVTPGSEASKFGRNEKGDVIYDLFMKHTDPSLVFFELDVYWAVMGQQDPVDVMKKYADRIKVLHIKDRNVLGMSGMMNFEQIFKQAYTNGIKDYFVELERMPEGKTQFEGVKGCANFLLKSSFVK from the coding sequence ATGATAAACAGACGTAATTTTTTAAGAAATGCTTCATTGCTTACCTTAGGTAGTCTTATGGTTGGGAAAACCAATAGTGCAAATGCAGCAGTTGTTTCCGCAAACGAAAGCATGGCCGGAAAAAAGATTGGTTTACAAACCTACTCGCTTAGTGATGAATTGTTTAAAGATGTCCCTACCCGATTAAAGGAATTGAAACAGATGGGTTATACCGATCTTGAACTGGCTGGATACAACAATGGAAAAATCCGGGATATCGACATGATGGAATTTAAAAAAATGGCTAATGCTGCCGGATTGAAAATTACCAGCTCGCATGTTAATCCTCCGGTAAGAGAATATTCCAAAGACAATCTTTCTTCAATTAAAGAATTCTGGGTAAAAACTGCAGAGGATCACGCAAAGTTAGGTGTTCAATATCTTATTCAGCCGGGTCTGCCCAGCACGAAGAGCACCGAAGAGGTTATTTATGTTAGTGAAGTTTTTAACGAAGCGGGTAAAATAGTAAAGGCAGCGGGCCTTTCTTTCGGTTACCACAACCACGATATGGAGTTTGCTCACGTAACACCAGGCAGTGAAGCATCCAAGTTTGGCCGCAATGAAAAAGGAGATGTTATTTATGATCTGTTTATGAAGCATACTGATCCTTCGCTCGTATTCTTTGAACTTGATGTTTACTGGGCTGTTATGGGCCAGCAGGATCCGGTAGATGTAATGAAAAAATATGCAGACCGAATTAAAGTACTTCACATAAAAGACCGTAATGTTTTAGGAATGAGTGGCATGATGAACTTCGAACAGATCTTTAAACAGGCTTATACAAATGGGATTAAAGATTACTTTGTTGAACTGGAAAGAATGCCTGAAGGTAAAACTCAATTTGAGGGAGTTAAAGGTTGTGCTAATTTCCTTCTAAAATCTTCTTTCGTAAAGTAA
- a CDS encoding C40 family peptidase — protein MKLLRFIWLLLAVCIFNACGVYNIGKQKEVESLLASVRNSVVPDRRVGVFDVEPIIKGKQVLLKGVTTSAQGKGEASSLLRNAGWRVTDSIRLIPDASAGVPLYGVVNHSVVPMNTNPRFSAEMTTQALLGMPVRILEDNSWLRVQTPDDYIAWTVSGYIQQMNRDEFNNWITAPKIIYLSHYGYAYSSQDVLSEPVSDLVSGCMLRLESDLGEFYKVSYPDGRSAFVLKKESKPVEEWLGDIDLSSESLIRTAHSLNGVPYLWGGTSSKGVDCSGFIKTITFLHGLILQRDASQQAYTGNPVDVSNGYDNLKPGDLLFFGDKASGNDQERVIHVGLYMGNLTFIHSINNVHTGSFDPSSPLYDEYNTSRFIRATRILGAVGSKGISTIQANPLYQPVK, from the coding sequence ATGAAATTACTTAGGTTCATCTGGTTATTGCTTGCAGTTTGTATATTCAACGCTTGTGGAGTATACAATATTGGTAAACAAAAGGAAGTGGAGAGCTTGCTCGCTTCTGTTCGTAATTCTGTTGTGCCTGACCGGCGTGTAGGTGTATTTGATGTGGAACCGATTATAAAAGGAAAGCAGGTATTACTTAAAGGGGTTACAACCAGTGCGCAGGGAAAAGGTGAAGCCTCATCGTTACTCCGGAATGCCGGATGGAGGGTAACTGATAGCATCCGATTGATTCCTGATGCTTCGGCAGGGGTGCCTCTTTATGGGGTAGTAAACCATTCGGTGGTGCCGATGAATACCAATCCTCGTTTTAGTGCAGAAATGACTACCCAAGCTTTACTCGGAATGCCCGTTCGTATTTTGGAAGATAATTCATGGTTACGTGTTCAGACTCCTGATGATTATATAGCCTGGACGGTTTCGGGTTACATACAACAAATGAACAGGGACGAATTCAACAACTGGATTACTGCTCCAAAAATTATTTATTTATCTCATTATGGCTATGCGTACAGCAGTCAAGACGTACTATCTGAACCTGTATCGGATCTTGTTAGTGGGTGCATGTTACGGCTGGAGAGCGATCTAGGTGAATTTTATAAGGTGTCGTATCCCGACGGACGATCTGCTTTTGTGCTTAAGAAAGAGTCAAAGCCGGTAGAAGAATGGCTCGGAGATATAGACCTTTCGTCAGAAAGTTTGATTCGTACTGCTCATTCGTTAAACGGAGTGCCCTATCTTTGGGGCGGAACATCTTCCAAAGGAGTAGATTGCAGTGGTTTTATCAAGACTATAACGTTCTTGCACGGGTTGATCCTGCAAAGAGACGCTTCTCAGCAAGCATATACCGGAAATCCGGTTGATGTTTCCAACGGATACGACAACCTAAAACCCGGAGATTTATTATTTTTTGGGGACAAAGCTTCCGGAAACGATCAAGAGCGGGTTATACACGTAGGTCTTTACATGGGAAATCTCACCTTTATTCATTCGATTAACAATGTACATACAGGCAGTTTCGATCCGAGTAGTCCTTTGTACGACGAATATAATACAAGCCGTTTTATCCGTGCTACCCGAATTCTGGGAGCTGTAGGATCAAAAGGCATTTCAACCATACAAGCGAATCCATTATACCAACCGGTTAAATAG
- a CDS encoding dipeptide epimerase has product MEKGRRNFIKTGALAFIGGGAVIQSIHAGSFEKSAPAIIHNHASMKLSFRPYNLQLKHVFTVASFSRTTTPDIQVEVTYEGITGYGEASMPPYLGESIESVMAFLQKVNLSQFSDPFQLEDILMYVDSIAPGNTAAKASVDIALHDLVGKLLGAPWYKIWGLDKSKAPSTTFTIGIDTEEIVKEKTREVAGQFNILKVKLGRDNDKEMIRAIRSVTSLPIAIDANQGWKDKQHAIDMIHWLHEQGCVMIEQPMPKEQLDDIAWVTQQSPLPVFADESLQRLKDVERMKGAFTGINIKLMKCTGMREAWKMLNMGRSLGMKVMIGCMTETSCAVSAAAQLSPAVDFADLDGNLLISNDLFRGMEVVKGKITLNDLPGIGITKI; this is encoded by the coding sequence ATGGAAAAAGGAAGAAGAAATTTTATTAAAACAGGCGCCCTCGCCTTCATTGGTGGCGGAGCAGTTATTCAATCCATACATGCCGGGAGTTTCGAAAAAAGTGCTCCGGCAATTATTCATAATCATGCATCTATGAAACTATCATTTCGCCCGTACAATCTACAGCTCAAGCATGTGTTTACGGTAGCCAGCTTCTCCAGAACTACTACTCCCGATATCCAGGTGGAGGTCACATACGAAGGTATAACAGGATATGGCGAAGCTTCTATGCCTCCATACCTTGGTGAATCAATAGAATCTGTAATGGCATTTCTTCAAAAAGTAAATCTTTCGCAGTTTTCAGATCCATTCCAATTGGAAGATATTTTGATGTATGTGGATAGTATTGCTCCAGGAAACACGGCGGCTAAAGCATCTGTTGATATTGCTTTACACGACCTTGTTGGAAAGTTACTGGGTGCTCCCTGGTATAAAATATGGGGCCTGGACAAAAGTAAAGCTCCTTCCACCACCTTTACAATTGGAATTGACACGGAAGAGATAGTAAAAGAAAAAACCCGGGAAGTAGCAGGGCAGTTCAACATTCTGAAAGTTAAGCTGGGCAGGGATAACGATAAAGAGATGATTCGTGCCATACGATCGGTAACTTCTCTGCCAATTGCCATTGATGCTAATCAGGGTTGGAAAGACAAACAACATGCCATTGACATGATTCACTGGTTGCACGAACAAGGCTGCGTAATGATTGAGCAGCCTATGCCTAAAGAACAACTGGACGACATTGCCTGGGTTACCCAGCAAAGTCCCCTGCCCGTTTTTGCCGACGAGTCTCTTCAGAGATTAAAAGACGTTGAAAGAATGAAGGGTGCATTTACAGGTATTAATATCAAGCTAATGAAATGTACCGGTATGCGTGAAGCATGGAAGATGCTTAATATGGGCCGCTCATTAGGCATGAAAGTTATGATTGGCTGCATGACAGAAACATCGTGTGCGGTTTCTGCTGCCGCGCAGCTTTCGCCTGCTGTTGATTTTGCCGACCTGGACGGGAACTTACTTATTTCAAACGATTTGTTCCGGGGAATGGAAGTCGTGAAAGGAAAAATCACATTGAATGATCTTCCGGGTATTGGCATTACAAAGATCTGA
- a CDS encoding transglutaminase-like domain-containing protein, whose protein sequence is MKAHLILATWLILATSCQSPSVGVTKTDPTVISETERMNRIHIDFNKNRAAVTDYIKAYYPEVTDSMLDTWEKEKSLEVMEIDGEKWYFTNAGPNLFRINKEAQAVKEAKDGVSLSGSEQVNMKHLPEVMNELRSSGTTQSTPVGIEVTYTLTVKANVVPDGEIIRCWLPYPREDNQRQKDVTLLAVSDSEYTIAPKDALHRTLYMEKKAVKDKQAVFSFSFRYTSAAEWFNLTDEMIQPYDTSSTLYKEFTAERNTHILFTPAIRELSRQVVGNETRPLQVVRKIFTYINNNYPWASAREYSTVPNIPEYVIENKHGDCGMVSLLFITLCRLNGIPAKWQSGFMMHPGDVNLHDWAEIYFKGIGWVPVDQSFGIPTFASSDDTRYFFSNGIDAYRLIVNDDFSAPLVPAKQFTRSETVDFQRGEVEWRKGNLYFDQWKWKIDVKYPTNLF, encoded by the coding sequence ATGAAAGCGCATTTAATTCTGGCAACCTGGCTTATACTGGCCACATCCTGCCAAAGTCCGTCAGTAGGTGTTACGAAAACGGATCCAACTGTAATCTCCGAAACTGAACGGATGAATCGGATCCATATAGATTTTAACAAAAACAGGGCTGCTGTTACAGACTACATCAAGGCTTATTATCCGGAGGTAACCGATTCCATGTTGGATACTTGGGAAAAGGAGAAATCATTGGAAGTTATGGAAATAGATGGAGAAAAATGGTACTTTACCAATGCCGGACCCAACCTGTTCCGCATCAATAAAGAAGCGCAAGCTGTAAAAGAGGCTAAAGACGGAGTATCTCTTTCCGGAAGCGAACAGGTAAATATGAAACACCTTCCGGAAGTTATGAACGAGTTGCGTTCTTCCGGAACTACACAATCCACTCCTGTCGGAATAGAGGTAACTTACACGCTGACTGTAAAGGCGAATGTCGTTCCGGATGGTGAGATTATCCGCTGCTGGTTACCCTATCCCCGCGAAGACAACCAAAGACAAAAGGATGTTACCTTACTGGCTGTAAGCGATTCGGAATATACGATTGCTCCCAAAGATGCTTTACACAGGACTCTTTACATGGAAAAGAAGGCGGTGAAAGACAAGCAGGCTGTATTCTCTTTTTCGTTTCGTTATACATCTGCTGCTGAATGGTTTAATCTGACCGATGAGATGATTCAGCCTTATGATACCTCCAGCACACTTTACAAAGAATTTACAGCCGAAAGGAACACACATATTCTCTTTACTCCAGCTATTCGTGAACTTTCACGGCAGGTTGTAGGTAACGAAACACGGCCACTGCAGGTGGTGCGGAAAATTTTTACGTACATCAACAATAACTATCCATGGGCAAGTGCCCGTGAATATTCCACAGTTCCCAATATTCCGGAATACGTAATTGAAAATAAACATGGAGATTGCGGAATGGTTTCGCTTTTGTTCATTACTCTTTGCCGTCTGAACGGAATTCCGGCTAAATGGCAGAGTGGCTTTATGATGCATCCAGGTGATGTAAATCTTCACGACTGGGCGGAGATTTATTTTAAAGGAATAGGTTGGGTACCTGTAGACCAGTCATTCGGTATTCCAACTTTTGCCTCTTCCGACGACACCCGCTACTTCTTTTCCAACGGCATAGATGCCTACCGTTTAATCGTGAACGACGATTTCTCGGCTCCACTTGTTCCTGCCAAGCAATTTACACGAAGCGAAACTGTAGACTTTCAACGTGGTGAAGTAGAATGGCGCAAAGGAAATCTTTATTTTGACCAGTGGAAATGGAAAATTGATGTTAAATATCCTACAAACCTTTTTTAG
- a CDS encoding Yip1 family protein: MNIFERAKNILITPGKEWSAIENEDANSSHVLTYLLLLALIPAICSLIGFGFIGYNVLGVRVGTMSWGINHAITTYLSMVGGVYLSAFVIDFLASKFDATSSFNVAFKLVAYSYTPMCVAGIFYLFPALSMLVPIGGLYGLYILYTGMKPMLKVSNEKHMSYFIVSLISIIVVSAVLGAILGVIFATNALAY; the protein is encoded by the coding sequence ATGAACATCTTTGAACGTGCAAAAAACATTCTGATTACTCCTGGAAAAGAGTGGTCTGCGATTGAAAATGAAGATGCAAACAGCAGCCATGTACTAACTTACCTGCTTTTATTGGCTCTTATCCCCGCAATCTGTAGTCTTATAGGCTTTGGATTTATAGGATATAATGTACTTGGTGTACGTGTTGGCACGATGAGTTGGGGAATAAACCATGCTATTACCACTTATCTGAGCATGGTCGGTGGCGTTTATTTATCTGCGTTCGTTATCGATTTTCTTGCCAGTAAATTTGACGCAACCAGCAGTTTTAATGTCGCTTTTAAACTTGTAGCTTATTCTTACACGCCCATGTGTGTTGCAGGTATTTTTTATCTGTTTCCTGCTTTATCTATGTTAGTTCCTATAGGCGGACTATACGGACTCTATATTTTATATACTGGCATGAAGCCCATGCTGAAAGTTTCCAACGAAAAACACATGAGTTACTTTATCGTGAGCCTAATCAGCATCATTGTTGTATCTGCTGTGCTGGGAGCTATTCTGGGTGTCATATTTGCCACTAATGCTTTAGCCTACTAA
- a CDS encoding RagB/SusD family nutrient uptake outer membrane protein, which yields MKYINSIKLLCVSCLSAVLYTSCELDLAPIDNYGSSNFWNTEAQVESYMNGIHDDLRSNYWNTSYLMGEARGGTSKVGTSSLNTSINYDGIKVQRFDSDNTGFSSWAGLYGNIFDCNLLIQKVAENASLTGNNINHILGQAYGIRAYYYFYLYRTYGGVPLIDRVKVLDGAVTAEELYTGRSTPKQTMDFIKADLAKSLEYFGADVSIKGNKAYWSKAASQMLAGEVYLWSAKVSLGDQTPVASDLTTAESYFKAVEGDSRFKMLDSFAEVFNTSTTKGNAETIFTIRRVEGESTSSASEFVYANPNGNFIDAVFGRDGNKITKDTLLLKGSGWQRNEYKEGLWKAFDKEDSRRDHTFLEFYYADGRFQGTVLKKNLGYVNAAGLRVFCGDEPVYRYSDVLLNLAEIENMKGGDPAKYINLVRKRAYGANWDAEVFGYSNSDFLTNELAILHEKDKEFVYEGKRWFDVIRMKDAPNGKPLVFNTAANYDVATPILNYATEAHKVLWPIDRTTLNADPLLKQTPGYAGPGQVAETW from the coding sequence ATGAAATATATCAATTCAATTAAGTTGTTATGTGTAAGCTGTTTGTCGGCTGTATTATACACATCGTGCGAACTTGATTTGGCCCCAATAGATAATTATGGAAGCAGTAACTTCTGGAATACGGAAGCACAGGTGGAAAGTTATATGAATGGCATTCACGATGATTTGAGAAGCAATTACTGGAACACAAGTTACCTTATGGGAGAAGCCCGTGGTGGAACGAGTAAAGTCGGAACTTCTTCCTTGAATACATCTATCAATTATGATGGAATTAAAGTTCAGCGTTTTGATTCAGATAATACAGGTTTTAGTTCCTGGGCAGGTTTGTATGGCAATATATTTGATTGCAACCTGCTTATTCAGAAAGTGGCAGAAAACGCATCGCTTACTGGAAATAATATAAACCACATTTTAGGTCAGGCTTATGGTATCCGTGCCTATTATTATTTCTATCTGTACAGGACATATGGGGGCGTACCTCTTATTGATCGTGTAAAGGTTTTGGATGGTGCTGTTACTGCCGAAGAACTGTATACAGGTCGTTCAACTCCTAAACAAACAATGGACTTTATTAAAGCCGATCTGGCAAAGTCATTGGAGTATTTTGGGGCAGATGTATCTATTAAAGGAAACAAAGCATATTGGTCGAAAGCTGCGTCACAAATGTTGGCTGGCGAAGTATATCTTTGGAGTGCGAAAGTATCTTTGGGTGATCAGACACCTGTGGCTTCTGATCTTACAACTGCAGAATCCTATTTTAAGGCAGTGGAAGGCGACTCTCGCTTCAAGATGCTCGACTCATTCGCTGAAGTATTTAATACATCAACAACCAAAGGTAATGCCGAAACAATTTTTACAATCCGTAGGGTGGAAGGAGAATCAACAAGTAGTGCTTCTGAATTTGTATATGCAAATCCAAACGGTAACTTCATTGACGCTGTATTCGGACGTGATGGAAACAAGATTACTAAGGATACCTTGTTGTTAAAAGGTAGTGGCTGGCAACGCAATGAATATAAAGAAGGATTGTGGAAGGCATTTGATAAAGAAGATAGCCGTCGTGATCATACTTTCTTAGAGTTTTATTATGCGGATGGACGTTTCCAGGGAACTGTACTTAAAAAGAACCTGGGTTATGTAAATGCTGCCGGACTTCGTGTTTTTTGTGGAGATGAGCCTGTGTACCGTTATTCAGATGTGTTGTTGAACCTGGCTGAAATTGAAAATATGAAGGGTGGAGATCCTGCAAAGTATATTAATCTGGTACGTAAGCGTGCTTACGGAGCAAATTGGGATGCAGAAGTATTTGGGTATTCAAATTCAGACTTCCTGACTAATGAATTGGCAATTCTTCATGAAAAAGACAAGGAATTTGTCTATGAAGGAAAGCGTTGGTTTGATGTAATCAGAATGAAAGATGCTCCTAATGGCAAGCCTTTGGTATTCAATACTGCAGCCAACTACGATGTTGCTACTCCTATACTGAATTATGCAACCGAGGCACATAAAGTACTATGGCCGATAGACCGTACTACACTTAATGCAGACCCATTGTTGAAACAGACTCCGGGTTACGCAGGACCTGGGCAAGTGGCCGAAACCTGGTAA
- a CDS encoding TonB-dependent receptor gives MKHKAIFSFLLLLLSLSLAAQNKVAVKGVVYDNLKMTLPGVSVLEVGTTNGTITDLDGNFALDVNSNATLRISYIGYVPIEVKATTGAPMRITMKEDSQQLEEVVVTGYSGTQLRSKSTNSIAKVANEKLTVGAYSNPAQALSGAVSGLRVQQTSGNPGSTPTMVLRGGTNLDGSGSPLVIVDGQVRASLSDINPEDIQDLQVMKDAGATAIYGARANNGVIMVTTKKGKSGHSELNFKAKVGLNYLNNPYEFANSEEYLYWMRTAYSRSSNMWQDGTKHVGYVSSSSLSGAQPYGTGNTYNPTSGIWSTMELSDANKGLLDLNQGWKTMTDPITGKELIFMDTDVASYNINTPSLTQDYNVNMSGGNDKGSYYAGLGYNYSEGLPVSSFYKRYSFVFNGDYKIKDWIQSISSFNFNRANWESMPASQTSEYNYFGRILSMPPTVRYVDENGKMMMGNSWGDGNQLYQPDQFLRDNQTDKFTMNQAFQFNIAEGLKFRVAGNWYYSEGLNESFNKDYYTNPTTLNKTRSSSASYNRTFDQTYNAVLNYSKQITPDHYLDAMLGTEYYDSYYNYFYAAGEGAATDDFQDLGLTSTKENKRTIDSSHSRQRILSFFGRLNYDYKSKYLLSLVMRRDGYSKLLDNRWGIFPGVSAGWVFSKEGFMKDYSDIISFAKLRTSYGMNGNVSGIGNYTLQGAYATSTNYNGNSSYVISSIPNPTLRWEKTKTWEFGLDLSFLENRYSTNFTYYDRLTDGKYAAASLPVSSGISSITTNNGQFRNRGVEIDVTAKPIQGKDWNWTLGANISYNKNTVVTLPNNGLERNRQNAFQISTGRKDDKGNDILEWVGGYQEGQEPGILYAYQADGIYKSWDEIPDYLVDKGGGSSACILYGKKSWAELEGAKWTGSDSEVGASKTKKLPIQPGDVKWKDVNGDGIIDSYDRVKVGNTTPHWIGGFNSTLQWKGFQFYAALDYGFGYKIFDNTSSWFLGCMQGAYNMTTDVKKTWSEENPNGTLPKYYWADQLGKSNYYRTSSMFAYDGAYVAFRELSLSYSLPKSLANKIKLEKVDLSVTGQNLGYLTQCKSVATPEAGSGAGSGYALPRTLLFGINLTF, from the coding sequence ATGAAACACAAGGCTATCTTTAGTTTCTTATTGTTACTTTTATCTCTAAGCCTGGCAGCTCAGAATAAAGTAGCTGTTAAGGGGGTAGTGTATGATAACCTGAAGATGACATTACCTGGTGTCTCTGTATTGGAAGTCGGTACTACAAATGGAACCATTACTGACCTCGATGGTAATTTTGCATTAGATGTAAATTCGAATGCAACGCTAAGAATCTCTTACATTGGATATGTTCCTATTGAAGTAAAAGCTACTACTGGAGCTCCAATGCGTATAACTATGAAAGAAGATAGCCAACAACTGGAAGAAGTGGTTGTAACCGGCTATTCAGGGACTCAGCTTCGTTCAAAATCAACAAACTCAATTGCTAAAGTGGCAAACGAAAAACTAACTGTTGGAGCTTACTCTAACCCGGCGCAGGCTCTTTCTGGAGCAGTATCCGGTTTGCGGGTTCAGCAAACTTCCGGTAATCCGGGAAGTACACCTACTATGGTTCTTCGTGGAGGAACAAACCTGGATGGTTCGGGTTCTCCTCTTGTGATTGTTGACGGACAGGTTCGTGCCAGTTTAAGTGATATCAACCCCGAGGATATTCAGGATCTTCAGGTGATGAAGGATGCAGGTGCGACAGCTATTTATGGTGCCCGTGCAAACAATGGGGTTATTATGGTTACTACCAAGAAAGGGAAATCCGGACATTCCGAACTTAATTTTAAAGCTAAAGTCGGACTTAATTACTTGAATAATCCGTATGAGTTTGCTAATTCTGAAGAGTATTTATATTGGATGCGTACAGCTTATTCACGTTCTTCCAATATGTGGCAAGATGGAACCAAACATGTTGGATATGTTTCTTCATCTTCATTATCAGGAGCACAACCTTATGGAACCGGAAATACATACAATCCTACTTCAGGTATTTGGAGTACGATGGAATTGTCGGATGCCAATAAAGGTTTATTAGATTTAAATCAAGGATGGAAAACAATGACTGATCCTATTACAGGAAAAGAATTGATTTTTATGGATACAGATGTTGCTTCATACAATATCAATACGCCTTCTCTAACGCAGGACTATAATGTGAATATGTCCGGGGGAAATGATAAAGGATCATATTATGCTGGTTTAGGCTATAATTATTCTGAAGGTCTTCCTGTAAGTTCTTTCTACAAACGCTACTCTTTTGTATTCAATGGTGATTATAAAATAAAGGACTGGATTCAATCAATCTCCAGCTTTAATTTCAACCGTGCGAACTGGGAATCTATGCCCGCTTCTCAAACTTCCGAATATAACTATTTCGGCCGTATCCTTTCTATGCCCCCAACAGTGCGTTACGTGGATGAAAATGGAAAAATGATGATGGGTAACTCTTGGGGAGACGGGAATCAGCTTTATCAACCGGATCAGTTTCTAAGAGACAATCAGACAGATAAATTTACCATGAATCAGGCATTTCAATTTAATATTGCTGAGGGATTAAAATTCAGAGTTGCAGGTAACTGGTATTATAGTGAAGGACTTAACGAATCTTTTAATAAAGATTATTACACAAATCCAACAACCTTAAATAAGACCAGAAGCTCTAGTGCATCCTATAATAGAACGTTTGATCAAACCTATAATGCGGTTCTAAATTACAGTAAGCAAATTACTCCAGATCATTATCTGGATGCAATGCTTGGAACAGAGTATTATGATTCATATTACAATTATTTCTATGCTGCAGGTGAGGGTGCTGCCACAGACGATTTTCAGGATCTGGGACTAACTTCAACAAAGGAGAACAAACGTACAATTGATTCATCTCATAGCCGTCAACGTATTCTTTCATTTTTTGGTCGTTTAAATTACGACTATAAGAGTAAATATTTGTTGTCTCTTGTAATGAGACGCGATGGTTATTCTAAATTGTTGGATAATCGTTGGGGTATATTTCCAGGAGTTTCAGCAGGATGGGTATTCTCAAAAGAAGGTTTTATGAAGGATTATTCAGATATCATCTCTTTTGCTAAACTTCGTACAAGTTATGGTATGAATGGTAACGTGTCTGGTATCGGAAATTATACATTGCAGGGAGCATATGCTACATCAACAAATTATAATGGTAATTCTTCTTATGTTATTTCTTCAATTCCTAACCCAACATTAAGATGGGAAAAAACCAAGACTTGGGAATTCGGACTTGATTTAAGCTTTTTGGAAAATAGATATTCAACAAATTTTACATACTATGATCGTTTAACTGATGGAAAGTATGCCGCAGCAAGTCTTCCTGTTTCGTCTGGTATAAGCAGTATTACTACGAATAACGGTCAGTTCCGTAACCGTGGTGTCGAAATCGATGTAACGGCAAAACCTATACAGGGAAAAGACTGGAACTGGACACTTGGGGCAAATATTTCTTATAACAAAAATACCGTTGTCACCTTACCTAATAATGGGCTTGAACGTAACAGACAAAATGCATTTCAGATTTCTACAGGTCGTAAAGACGACAAGGGGAATGACATCCTTGAATGGGTAGGTGGATATCAGGAAGGGCAGGAGCCAGGCATCTTGTATGCATATCAAGCTGATGGAATTTATAAAAGCTGGGACGAAATACCCGATTATTTAGTTGATAAGGGCGGTGGATCAAGTGCTTGTATCCTGTATGGTAAAAAATCATGGGCTGAACTGGAAGGAGCTAAGTGGACTGGCAGCGACAGCGAAGTTGGTGCTTCCAAAACAAAGAAATTACCTATTCAACCGGGTGATGTGAAATGGAAAGATGTAAACGGAGATGGAATAATTGACTCTTACGACCGGGTGAAGGTTGGTAACACAACTCCTCATTGGATTGGAGGATTCAATTCAACCCTACAATGGAAAGGTTTCCAATTCTACGCTGCTCTAGATTATGGATTTGGTTATAAAATCTTCGACAATACTTCATCTTGGTTTTTGGGTTGTATGCAGGGAGCATATAATATGACAACGGATGTGAAAAAAACATGGTCTGAAGAGAATCCAAATGGAACTTTACCTAAGTACTATTGGGCCGACCAGTTAGGAAAGAGTAATTATTACAGAACTTCGTCTATGTTTGCTTATGATGGAGCTTATGTAGCATTCCGTGAATTGTCATTGTCCTATTCATTGCCAAAATCTTTGGCAAACAAAATTAAACTTGAAAAGGTAGACTTATCAGTTACAGGACAGAATCTTGGTTATCTTACACAATGTAAGTCGGTAGCGACACCAGAAGCTGGTTCGGGAGCTGGTTCCGGCTATGCATTGCCACGTACTCTGCTGTTTGGTATTAACTTAACATTCTAA